The Brassica napus cultivar Da-Ae chromosome C1, Da-Ae, whole genome shotgun sequence DNA segment aacggattcgtgaaatatgcataccagatagtggaacaacgcacactattctgagacaaaagagatatttctctgatataaaaccaacaagaattgtcgtcaatacaatatcaggtcctgcagacgtgattgaaggaactggtaaagcaaactttactttaccgaatggaacaaaattttccataaataatgctctatattctccaagttctaaaaggaatttgttgagttttaaagacatatatcttcacggatatgatactcagtctgcaactgaggatggaaagaaatacatgtatgtaacttctgagaaatgtggcagaaaacacatattggaaaagtttccagagcttccttcggggttacatcatacttatatcgatgagatcgaatcaaatcttgtagtagaacggaacccagaagagttcacgttatggcatgatcgccttggccacccaggaactacaatgatgcgtaaaatcatagaaagttcacatggtcatccactgaaaatccaggagatttctcaagggaataaaatgacatgtgttgcatgttctctaggaaaattgatcgtaaggccatcgccaaccaaaatcgataaagaatcaccaaagttccttgaaagaattcaaggcgatatatgtggacctatacacccaccttgtggaccattccactattttatggtattaattgacgcatccagtagatggtcacacgtttgtctattatcatctcgaaatgtggcatttgcgagatttctaactcagataatcaaactgcgaacacagtttcctgattatactattaaaagagttagactagacaacgctggtgaattcacatcccaagcattcaatgactattgtatggtaatgggaattgaagttgaacattcggttgctcatgttcatacgcaaaatggtttggctgaatctttaattaagcgtctgcaattgattgcaagaccattgatcatgagatcaaaacttccaacctctgtatggggacatgccattttgcatgcagaagcactcattcggatcagaccgagtgcataccataagtattccccactacaattagcgtttggtcgagaaccaaacatttcccactttagaatctttggttgtgcggtatatgtgcctgtagcaccaccacaacgtacaaagatgggaccacaaagaagattgggaatatatgttggttttgattccccatcaattataagatacctagaaccacagactggtgacgtctttacagcacgttttgctgattgtcattttgacgaaaatgtattcccagttctagggggagaaaacaaaaatgttggaagtgatataaaatggagtgtaccatcattgttatatcttgatcctcctactaaagagtcagaactagaagttcgacgaattatgcatttacagagtatagctaaccagctacctgatgcatttgtagataccaagacggtaactaaatctcatataccagctgcaaatgctcctgctcgtatcaaaatgccaaatgaacaagaaaaggaggatgacacacgagagccaaaaacacgcctgaagcgtggtagacctgttggttctaaggataagaatcctaggaaacaaaagaaagctgaaatatatgatgcacccaaaatagcagaaaatattttggaagaaataaatgataaggattctgatgaatcagagcatcatgaatcagagcatcatgaatcgaaagataatcatgagatttctattaattacatccataataaaaggatatggaatagaaatgaacaaaatgaccttgatgatgctttctcatatattgtgtcaagtgaaataaatgaagaaatcgatgatccagaaccaaaatctgtctatgaatgtcaaaagagacatgattgggaacaatggaaaaatgcaatacaagctgaacttgattcgcttaataaacgaaaagtatttggatctattgtactcacacctgcagatgtgagaccagttgggtacaaatgggttttcgttcgaaagcgaaatgagaaaaatgagattacgagatacaaagctcgtctagtggctcaaggtttttctcaaagacctggaatcgattatgaagaaacgtattctccagttatggatgccattacatttagattcctgatgagtctagcagctgataaaaatctagagatgcgtctcatggatgttgttacagcttatctatatggatcattagatactgatatctacatgaaagttcctgatggatttaaaatgccagaagcattaagttccaaacctaaagagttatgtgcaataaaattgcaaagatcattatatgggttaaagcaatctggacgtatgtggtataatcgtctcagtgatcatttaacaaaagaaggatatgtgaatgatcctatatgcccatgtgttttcatcaagaaaacaatatccggatttgtgataatcgcggtatatgttgatgatcttaacattatcggaactcaaaaagaaatacaaaaggcatcagactatctcaaaggagaatttgagatgaaagatcttggacagacacaatattgtcttggcctacaaatagaacattcacaaaatggtatatttgtgcatcaatccacatacactaaaagagtgttgaaacgatttaacatggataaatcaactcctcttagcaccccgatggtcgttaggtcacttaatattgaaagtgatccatttagaccacctgaggagaaagaagagatacttggtccggaagtaccatatctaagtgcaattggagcgctgatgtaccttgcaaattgtacacggcctgatatatcatttgctgtgaatcttttggcaagattcagctcatctccaactcgaagacattggaatgggattaaacatgtttttcgttacctccaagggacaATTGATTTGGGcttattttatcctaaaagttcaaaaggtcaaatggttggttttgcagatgcaggatatctttcagatccacacaaagcccgatcgcaaacaggatacgtttttacgatcggaggcactgctatatcttggcgttcccagaaacaaacgctcgtggctacttcttcaaatcatgctgagatcattgcactccatgaagcaagtagagaatgtgtatggctgagatcaatgagccgacacatctgttcaagcagcggaattggcgaaaatacggagccaactattttatatgaagataatgcagcatgtgttgctcaaacaaaggacggatatatcaaaagcgatagaacgaagcatattcatccgaagttcttctcatacactcaagagctcgtaaagaagaaagagattgaaataagatatgtccaatcatgcgacaatgcagctgacctcttcacaaaatcacttccgacttcagtattcagaaaacatgttcgtaacattggaatgcgtcatcagaaggatctatgactgctcattcgagggggagcttacgtagttgtactctttttaccttactatggtttttcccattgggttttcctagaaaggtttttaacgaggcaacatagacgttaagcgagagtggatggtgacaccggtccccaagggggagtgttatgaaagaTTAGCCGCAAacgttgaaaaatataaaagatatggggcccgctgcactatttgcacagtgaatttctcttctatataaacgatcgtttcgATCGATTGTAATCACAccattccttcttcttctaataacacatcctctcttgctatcagtgttatcttctcatacgggtataaaattttgcccttatttaaatttcttcgatacaataaaattctagtttttttataacatatttatattttttcttaccaCCTTCTTTTATTATCAGACCACCGGTTTAGTCTTAACCGGACCCCCTTGTCTGAGAACACAGTCgacctaaaattttataatttttctttcaaCCTTCTTTTATTATTAGACCAGCGGTTTAGTCTTAACCGGACCCGTGTCCGAGAGCACACTCGACCTAacctatatttataattttcttacaaCCTTATTTTATCATTAGACCAGCGGTTTAGTCTTAACCGGACATTTGTCTCCTGCTGTTGGTAtggtgtttaaatttttttaatgttgttgTCTTTTATGTTACAGTTTCCTCCTCCTTGAATACACTTCTCTTGAGATTCGTAATCTATCTAGCAATAGTATAATACAAACAAACGTGCCTCTACCAAAATCATACACTTTCCAAGCAGAGTTTAACACACtagttaattgttttttttttcttttttaaaatgtttcctTAGCCTCCCATGCTATTTGAGGGGTAACAATGAAGACCACAAGATTGTTCTTCTATATGATCTCTTGGTGCTAGCATATTCACCTGAAAATCCATTTTTGTGCCATAAACTCTGTTATAAGAGGTTTACTTAATAAAATTAGGAACTGTGTCTATGTGTGTTTCAATGTACCTTGACTATTTCAGACACTGAGCTAGGTCGCGTGTACGTAGCCAAAACACTCATGTTAAAATCCTGCAAGACATAGAAACCAAGCACAAGTCTCGAATCTCGATACACATTCTTCTTATTAAATGGTAGGTAATTCGAGGATTAACAAACTCACCCTGAAGGGATCACCGCGTAGAGACTGAACAAACATCATGGAGAATTCTGAGCCGTTCCACTGCAAGCCAAACTAAATCACATAGTCAGGTCAatatgctctctctctctctctctcactacACACAGCAGCTAAGATTCGTGTCGTTACCTCTAGAGATACATCCCTGAGGCGTCTTCCCGTTTGAGCACAACAGACACGGACCATGCTCTCATCGCAGCTTCCACTTATGATGTAGTCATTACCATTCATGTAATACGATCGAGTATAGTTCATGGAGCTTCCCGTTGGGACTATGTCAAAATTCAGATGAAGCCTTCCATCAACCGTCAAAAGCTGCCTCACCtgagagagaatactcaaatgTGTTACTAAACATCAATACAAGGAAGCTTCAAGGGTCGATATGAGAGTGTACCTCGTTGTCCACGGCTGATGTTAGAAGGTAACGATCATCCGGAGAAAAGCAAACCATGACGTTTCCTTTATTACTAGAAGCCGTGTAGCAAGGTTGGGATGGGTCTTGTCTCAAATCCCACAGCTTAACATCTTTGTCAAAAGAAGAAGTCGCGAAAATTGAAGGGGAATGGTTCGAGAACTTCACCACGTTGATGTGCTCCTGATGCATGTTAGCGAAAACCTGGAGGCGTGTTCCGCTGCCAATGTCGTACAACGCCACGTCCTTTGAGTATCCACTAGCGAGAAACAGTTTGTCCGTGGAATTAACATGAACTGAGGTTAATTGGTCAAAATCATCAAAAGTATCAGAGCCAGAAGCGGTGTGAGTGGTGGCATTAAGTGTGGATGACGCTTTCTGGATGTCGTACAGCTTCAGTGAGCCGTTGGCTGAGCCAGCTATaacctgaaaaatacaaaactttGAAATGAATTTGCTGTAGGCAACAACAAACACAGGCATGGGCACATTTATCTACAAATTACCCGAATTGATCTTATATCTCTAGAACCAAAGAACCGAAACCTAGCGGGAATCCAACTaaacccgaatgggtacccatatttctataatataatttctgtacttataaatattaactatattcagttttaaataatcaaataatttaaaaatactgtTTATAAACCGAAACACACAAAAAACTGAATTACTAGAATAGTTTTTAtctgaaatatttaaaactatctaAATTATCCAAACTTTTATCCGACAAcccaaaaaaattgatatctaatCCAAAAAAACTTGAATTTTCTAACTTTTTAATCTGAATTAACcaaaaaccggaaccgaacaGGAATCGATTGGATCTAAAATTATCTTGGATATTAGTCGGTTCTTAACTTTGTTACCCGAACCAAACCAGAACCTAACCGAATTTtctaaatacccgaacagatCCTAAACCGAAGAACTGAATGCCCAAGGCTAAAAAATAAAGGCAGCTTGATTTTTTAATCCTTACCATGGATGGATACGTCCTGAGCCAACAAAGTCCCAAGATACTACTCTGAGCTCCATGAGAAGGGATGTAACGTAGTATCTTCCCGCTTTCATGATTGAGAACAACCACTTCTCCATCCAAAGTCCCATACACCATGAGGCTAGGATCCAGGGGATGGTATTCAAACTGCCTTGGACTCAAACTCCTTCCTTCATCTTGAACCCTACTAAAAGAAGGAATCGAATGCAAGAGAGGCCACGCAGACGATCCCATCCTAGCCGCACAGAGAGACCTCGTATAGGAACTCTGAGACTTCCATTTGCTTGATCTCGTCTCGCGCTTCTCGAGGACTCTAACCACACTTTCCTTGCTCTTTCTCTTGTACGGTAAGTGCTCAAAGTTCTCGGAATATGTTTCGGTGGCCCTGTCTCTGTCGCTCCTTCTGATAGCCAAGTTGTCCAACACTTTTAGTTTCGGCAGAGAGTTTATCATGAAGATCCTGTAATGCTTTTTGGAACATATAGGTGATGCTTTAGTTGATATATACTTCAACCCAACATCCCCAAGGTCGTTGGTTTGGTCTGGCATCTTCCCTTTCCTAACCTGAACCGTATAAAGAAGCTTTAACCATTTTCATTGTTTCTATTAGAAACAAGAACGTATCGATATGAGTTTTTACCTTTTCCCTCATGAATACTTCTGCATTCAAATCATCCATGCTAAGAGTCTCTTCAACAGTTAAATCAGGATCCATCTGTTCGAAAACGCCTGAAAAGTCTGCTTCAATGCGAGAGTTTGATTCATCAAACATGTTTTCATCAGTTGATGACTGCGGTTTAAGTTGGGTGGTAGAAGATTCGCTGCAACAAATCCAAATTTGGAACCGGAGCACCTCAAGAGAAGGAAGCTTCAAGAGAGCAGCGCTTGCTGTCCAAAGATCAGAGACAACAGTGTCGCACATCGAAAGAAAACTCAAGTTAGGCATCGCAGAAAAACAGCTTTCACCAAAACCAGTCACACGGTTGGAATCGAGTATAAGAGTGTGCAGCTGCGCGAACTCTCCAGCGATGTTAAGCTTGCGGAAATGCAAAGACCTCACGTTCAAAACTTCGCAGCTCAAGCCTTGAGAGAAGACGTcccttaaagaaaaaaacaatcaaagcTTAAGAAATAAtgcaaaaagaaaaggagaagacaaaagacaatttGCTTACCGCCAGAAGGTTGTCCCAAAACAATCATGTACATCAACAAGACGAAGCTTTTGATTGACGGAACGTATCAATGACAATACGTACTGATCTTCCAAAGAACAAGATGATCTCACAGAGAGATCTATTCCTTCTACCTCAGATGCGTTGATCTCATTGCATAACTCAAGAATC contains these protein-coding regions:
- the BNAC01G04070D gene encoding uncharacterized protein BNAC01G04070D isoform X2, with protein sequence MAMLTEIATLEEKCFLDQINLLNSGYIELCKKHGTVPNTSILSAFFEAEDKKSRNQRCTMNILVDRVMYDDFHPILELCNEINASEVEGIDLSVRSSCSLEDQYVLSLIRSVNQKLRLVDVHDCFGTTFWRDVFSQGLSCEVLNVRSLHFRKLNIAGEFAQLHTLILDSNRVTGFGESCFSAMPNLSFLSMCDTVVSDLWTASAALLKLPSLEVLRFQIWICCSESSTTQLKPQSSTDENMFDESNSRIEADFSGVFEQMDPDLTVEETLSMDDLNAEVFMREKVRKGKMPDQTNDLGDVGLKYISTKASPICSKKHYRIFMINSLPKLKVLDNLAIRRSDRDRATETYSENFEHLPYKRKSKESVVRVLEKRETRSSKWKSQSSYTRSLCAARMGSSAWPLLHSIPSFSRVQDEGRSLSPRQFEYHPLDPSLMVYGTLDGEVVVLNHESGKILRYIPSHGAQSSILGLCWLRTYPSMVIAGSANGSLKLYDIQKASSTLNATTHTASGSDTFDDFDQLTSVHVNSTDKLFLASGYSKDVALYDIGSGTRLQVFANMHQEHINVVKFSNHSPSIFATSSFDKDVKLWDLRQDPSQPCYTASSNKGNVMVCFSPDDRYLLTSAVDNEVRQLLTVDGRLHLNFDIVPTGSSMNYTRSYYMNGNDYIISGSCDESMVRVCCAQTGRRLRDVSLEWNGSEFSMMFVQSLRGDPFRDFNMSVLATYTRPSSVSEIVKVNMLAPRDHIEEQSCGLHCYPSNSMGG
- the BNAC01G04070D gene encoding uncharacterized protein BNAC01G04070D isoform X4: MAMLTEIATLEEKYIELCKKHGTVPNTSILSAFFEAEDKKSRNQRCTMNILVDRVMYDDFHPILELCNEINASEVEGIDLSVRSSCSLEDQYVLSLIRSVNQKLRLVDVHDCFGTTFWRDVFSQGLSCEVLNVRSLHFRKLNIAGEFAQLHTLILDSNRVTGFGESCFSAMPNLSFLSMCDTVVSDLWTASAALLKLPSLEVLRFQIWICCSESSTTQLKPQSSTDENMFDESNSRIEADFSGVFEQMDPDLTVEETLSMDDLNAEVFMREKVRKGKMPDQTNDLGDVGLKYISTKASPICSKKHYRIFMINSLPKLKVLDNLAIRRSDRDRATETYSENFEHLPYKRKSKESVVRVLEKRETRSSKWKSQSSYTRSLCAARMGSSAWPLLHSIPSFSRVQDEGRSLSPRQFEYHPLDPSLMVYGTLDGEVVVLNHESGKILRYIPSHGAQSSILGLCWLRTYPSMVIAGSANGSLKLYDIQKASSTLNATTHTASGSDTFDDFDQLTSVHVNSTDKLFLASGYSKDVALYDIGSGTRLQVFANMHQEHINVVKFSNHSPSIFATSSFDKDVKLWDLRQDPSQPCYTASSNKGNVMVCFSPDDRYLLTSAVDNEVRQLLTVDGRLHLNFDIVPTGSSMNYTRSYYMNGNDYIISGSCDESMVRVCCAQTGRRLRDVSLEWNGSEFSMMFVQSLRGDPFRDFNMSVLATYTRPSSVSEIVKVNMLAPRDHIEEQSCGLHCYPSNSMGG
- the BNAC01G04070D gene encoding uncharacterized protein BNAC01G04070D isoform X3; translation: MAMLTEIATLEEKYIELCKKHGTVPNTSILSAFFEAEDKKSRNQRCTMNILVDRVMYDDFHPILELCNEINASEVEGIDLSVRSSCSLEDQYVLSLIRSVNQKLRLVDVHDCFGTTFWRDVFSQGLSCEVLNVRSLHFRKLNIAGEFAQLHTLILDSNRVTGFGESCFSAMPNLSFLSMCDTVVSDLWTASAALLKLPSLEVLRFQIWICCSESSTTQLKPQSSTDENMFDESNSRIEADFSGVFEQMDPDLTVEETLSMDDLNAEVFMREKVRKGKMPDQTNDLGDVGLKYISTKASPICSKKHYRIFMINSLPKLKVLDNLAIRRSDRDRATETYSENFEHLPYKRKSKESVVRVLEKRETRSSKWKSQSSYTRSLCAARMGSSAWPLLHSIPSFSRVQDEGRSLSPRQFEYHPLDPSLMVYGTLDGEVVVLNHESGKILRYIPSHGAQSSILGLCWLRTYPSMVIAGSANGSLKLYDIQKASSTLNATTHTASGSDTFDDFDQLTSVHVNSTDKLFLASGYSKDVALYDIGSGTRLQVFANMHQEHINVVKFSNHSPSIFATSSFDKDVKLWDLRQDPSQPCYTASSNKGNVMVCFSPDDRYLLTSAVDNEVRQLLTVDGRLHLNFDIVPTGSSMNYTRSYYMNGNDYIISGSCDESMVRVCCAQTGRRLRDVSLEFGLQWNGSEFSMMFVQSLRGDPFRDFNMSVLATYTRPSSVSEIVKVNMLAPRDHIEEQSCGLHCYPSNSMGG
- the BNAC01G04070D gene encoding uncharacterized protein BNAC01G04070D isoform X1; the encoded protein is MAMLTEIATLEEKCFLDQINLLNSGYIELCKKHGTVPNTSILSAFFEAEDKKSRNQRCTMNILVDRVMYDDFHPILELCNEINASEVEGIDLSVRSSCSLEDQYVLSLIRSVNQKLRLVDVHDCFGTTFWRDVFSQGLSCEVLNVRSLHFRKLNIAGEFAQLHTLILDSNRVTGFGESCFSAMPNLSFLSMCDTVVSDLWTASAALLKLPSLEVLRFQIWICCSESSTTQLKPQSSTDENMFDESNSRIEADFSGVFEQMDPDLTVEETLSMDDLNAEVFMREKVRKGKMPDQTNDLGDVGLKYISTKASPICSKKHYRIFMINSLPKLKVLDNLAIRRSDRDRATETYSENFEHLPYKRKSKESVVRVLEKRETRSSKWKSQSSYTRSLCAARMGSSAWPLLHSIPSFSRVQDEGRSLSPRQFEYHPLDPSLMVYGTLDGEVVVLNHESGKILRYIPSHGAQSSILGLCWLRTYPSMVIAGSANGSLKLYDIQKASSTLNATTHTASGSDTFDDFDQLTSVHVNSTDKLFLASGYSKDVALYDIGSGTRLQVFANMHQEHINVVKFSNHSPSIFATSSFDKDVKLWDLRQDPSQPCYTASSNKGNVMVCFSPDDRYLLTSAVDNEVRQLLTVDGRLHLNFDIVPTGSSMNYTRSYYMNGNDYIISGSCDESMVRVCCAQTGRRLRDVSLEFGLQWNGSEFSMMFVQSLRGDPFRDFNMSVLATYTRPSSVSEIVKVNMLAPRDHIEEQSCGLHCYPSNSMGG